In Drosophila pseudoobscura strain MV-25-SWS-2005 chromosome 4, UCI_Dpse_MV25, whole genome shotgun sequence, the following proteins share a genomic window:
- the LOC6902571 gene encoding uncharacterized protein isoform X1 yields MRIVSFDVLFALLILHVTIIHGQDQYGQLKVEEQNPDQNGFAGNSYDPSISIQPRPQWSQNQLKAQTNIHGAAHGILQYPGASLSHSIQIGGQQDAQGGTFIIPPAHFLTQADIETDGKLKTVELIKKYGYPVETHFVTTRDGYKLCMHRMPRPGAQPILLVHGLMSSSAAWVMLGPSNGLAYILFQQGYDVWMLNTRGNIYSKEHTKKGITMKEYWDFSFHDIGTIDVPSSIDLILERTHFHQIQYIGHSQGSTVFFVMCSELPEYSGKVKLMQALSPTVYMKQTRSPVLKFISFFKGPLLVLLNLLGGHEISLNTKLIQQFRNHICSANEITSRICGIFDFVLCGFNWDSLNRTLTPIIVGHASQGASTKQIHHYAQLHRNLYFRRFDHGPIRNRIRYQSLTPPSYNLSQTQCKVVLHHGAKDWLASGSDVTNLQDRLPNCIESRKVKLESFTHFDFVISKDVRSLVYNRVVDLVVTNQIQPQRPDEGSSHDPSTPSQLIPQWNQGQSEAEINVHGDRVQGILQNPNLNWSLQHPIQIVGQQDVQQETLFEPRPVQVDIKLQRPDENGFTGNSYDPSTPSQLIPQWNQGQSEAEINVHGDRAQGILQNPNLNWSLQHPIQIVGQQDVQQETLFEPRPVQVDIKLQRPDENGFTANSYDPSTPSQLRPQWNQGQSEVEINVHGDRVQGIPQNPNINWSLQHPIQIGGQQDVQQERFIIPPAQFLTQADIETDGKLKTVELIKKYGYPVETHFVTTRDGYKLCMHRMPRPGAQPILLVHGLMSSSAAWVMLGPSNGLAYILFQQGYDVWMLNTRGNIYSKEHTKKWITMKEYWDFSFHDIGTIDVPSSIDLILERTHFHQIQYIGHSQGSTVFFVMCSELPEYSGKVKLMQALSPTVYMKQTRSPVLKFISFFKGPLLVLLDILGGHEISLNTKLIQQFRNHICSANEITSRICGIFDFVLCGFNWDSLNRTLTPIIVGHASQGASTKQIHHYAQLHRNLYFRRFDHGPIRNRIRYQSLTPPSYNLSQTQCKVVLHHGAKDWLASGSDVTNLQDRLPNCIESRKVEFESFTHFDFVISKDVRSLVYNRVVDLVVTNQIQPQRPDEGSSHDPSTPSQLRPQWNQGQSEAEINVHGDRVQGFLQNPNLNWSIQHPIQIVGQQDVQQETLFEPRPVQVDIKLQRPGENGSTGNSYDPSTPSQLRPQWNQGQSEVEINVHGDRVQGIPQNPNINWSLQHPIQIGGQQDVQQERFIIPPAHFLTQADIETDGKLKTVELIKKYGYPVETHFVTTRDGYKLCMHRMPRPGAQPILLVHGLMSSSAAWVMLGPSNGLAYILFQQGYDVWMLNTRGNIYSKEHTKKGITMKEYWDFSFHDIGTIDVPSSIDLILERTHFHQIQYIGHSQGSTVFFVMCSELPEYSGKVKLMQALSPTVYMKQTRSPVLKFISFFKGPLLVLLNLLGGHEISLNTKLIQQFRNHICSANEITSRICGIFDFVLCGFNWDSLNRTLTPIIVGHASQGASTKQIHHYAQLHRNLYFRRFDHGPIRNRIRYQSLSPPSYNLSQTQCRVVLHHGAKDWLASGSDVTNLQDRLPNCIESRKVEFESFTHFDFVISKDVRSLVYNRVVDLVVTNQIQPQRPDEGSSHDPSTPSQLRPQWNQGQSEAEINVHGDRAQGILQNPNLNWSLQHPIQIVGQQDVQQETLFEPRPVQVDIKLQRPDENGFTGNSYDPSTPSQLRPQWNQGQSEAEINVHGDRAQGILQNPNLNWSLQHPIQIVGQQDVQQETLFEPRPVQVDIKLQRPDENGFTGNSYDPSTPSQLRPQWNQGQSEVEINVHGDRVQGIPQNPNINWSLQHPIQIGGQQDVQQERFIIPPAHFLTQADIETDGKLKTVELIKKYGYPVETHFVTTRDGYKLCMHRMPRPGAQPILLVHGLMSSSAAWVMLGPSNGLAYILFQQGYDVWMLNTRGNIYSKEHTKKGITMKEYWDFSFHDIGTIDVPSSIDLILERTHFHQIQYIGHSQGSTVFFVMCSELPEYSGKVKLMQALSPTVYMKQTRSPVLKFISFFKGPLLVLLNLLGGHEISLNTKLIQQFRNHICSANEITSRICGIFDFVLCGFNWDSLNRTLTPIIVGHASQGASTKQIHHYAQLHRNLYFRRFDHGPIRNRIRYQSLSPPSYNLSQTQCRVVLHHGAKDWLASGSDVTNLQDRLPNCIESRKVKLESFTHFDFVISKDVRSLVYNRVIDLVVKT; encoded by the exons ATGCGGATCGTTAGCTTCGATGTGCTGTTCGCGCTTTTAATCCTCCACGTCACCATCATACATGGCCAAGACCAGTATGGTCAGTTGAAAGTCGAAGAACAGAATCCGGACCAAAATGGATTTGCAGGAAACTCATACGATCCATCCATTTCGATCCAACCAAGACCTCAGTGGAGTCAAAATCAATTAAAGGCACAGACCAATATACATGGTGCCGCGCACGGAATTCTGCAATATCCAGGCGCGTCGCTTTCGCACTCAATTCAAATAGGCGGGCAGCAAGATGCCCAAGGTGGAACGTTCATCATACCACCTGCACACTTCCTCACGCAGGCCGACATTGAAACCGACGGGAAACTGAAGACG GTTGAGCTTATCAAGAAGTATGGATATCCAGTAGAGACCCATTTCGTGACCACCAGAGATGGCTACAAGCTCTGCATGCACCGCATGCCGCGACCGGGTGCTCAACCCATTTTACTAGTCCATGGCCTCATGTCCAGCTCAGCTGCCTGGGTAATGTTGGGCCCGTCAAACGGACTAGCCTACATACTGTTTCAGCAGGGCTACGATGTCTGGATGTTGAACACGCGCGGCAATATTTACTCCAAGGAGCACACGAAAAAGGGGATCACTATGAAAGAATATTGGGACTTCTCCTTCCACGACATCGGTACCATAGATGTTCCATCGTCCATCGACTTGATCCTGGAGCGCACGCATTTCCATCAGATTCAGTACATTGGGCACTCCCAGGGCTCAACCGTATTCTTTGTTATGTGCAGCGAACTCCCCGAGTACTCAGGCAAAGTGAAGCTAATGCAGGCTCTCTCCCCGACGGTGTACATGAAGCAGACTCGCAGTCCGGTGCTTAAGTTCATAAGCTTTTTCAAGGGACCTCTGTTG GTACTACTCAACCTACTGGGAGGCCACGAGATATCCTTGAACACAAAGCTCATCCAGCAGTTTAGGAACCACATCTGCTCAGCCAACGAGATCACGAGTCGAATTTGCGGAATTTTCGACTTTGTCCTATGTGGCTTCAATTGGGATAGCTTAAATCGG ACTCTGACTCCCATCATCGTCGGCCACGCTTCCCAGGGTGCCTCCACCAAGCAGATCCACCACTACGCTCAACTGCACAGAAATCTATATTTCCGGCGCTTCGACCACGGTCCGATTAGAAACCGCATTCGCTACCAATCCTTGACCCCACCATCCTACAATCTGTCGCAGACGCAGTGCAAGGTGGTCCTGCACCATGGGGCCAAAGATTGGCTAGCCTCGGGCTCGGACGTCACCAATCTGCAGGATCGTCTGCCTAACTGCATTGAGAGCCGGAAAGTGAAACTCGAGAGCTTCACGCACTTCGACTTCGTCATATCGAAGGATGTGCGCTCTTTGGTCTACAATCGCGTTGTAGATCTGGTTGTCACGAACCAGATTCAACCACAGAGGCCAGACGAAGGAAGCTCACACGATCCATCCACTCCAAGCCAACTAATACCGCAGTGGAATCAAGGTCAATCAGAGGCAGAGATCAATGTACATGGTGATAGGGTGCAAGGCATTCTTCAAAATCCCAATTTAAACTGGTCGCTACAGCACCCAATTCAGATAGTTGGGCAGCAAGATGTACAACAGGAAACGCTCTTCGAACCACGCCCTGTGCAGGTAGACATTAAACTTCAGAGGCCAGACGAAAATGGATTTACAGGAAACTCATACGATCCATCCACTCCAAGCCAACTAATACCGCAGTGGAATCAAGGTCAATCAGAGGCAGAGATCAATGTACATGGAGATAGGGCGCAAGGCATTCTTCAAAATCCCAATTTAAACTGGTCGCTACAGCACCCAATTCAGATAGTTGGGCAGCAAGATGTACAACAGGAAACGCTCTTCGAACCACGCCCTGTGCAGGTAGACATTAAACTTCAGAGGCCAGACGAAAATGGATTTACAGCAAACTCATACGATCCATCCACTCCAAGCCAACTAAGACCCCAGTGGAATCAAGGCCAATCAGAGGTAGAGATCAATGTACATGGTGATAGGGTGCAAGGCATTCCGCAAAATCCCAATATAAACTGGTCGCTACAGCACCCAATTCAGATAGGTGGGCAGCAAGATGTACAACAGGAAAGGTTCATCATACCACCTGCACAATTTCTCACGCAGGCCGACATTGAAACCGATGGGAAACTGAAGACG GTTGAGCTTATCAAGAAGTATGGATATCCAGTAGAGACCCATTTCGTGACCACCAGAGATGGCTACAAGCTCTGCATGCACCGCATGCCGCGACCGGGTGCTCAACCCATTTTACTAGTCCATGGCCTCATGTCCAGCTCAGCTGCTTGGGTAATGTTGGGCCCGTCAAACGGACTAGCCTACATACTGTTTCAGCAGGGCTACGATGTCTGGATGTTGAACACGCGCGGCAATATTTATTCCAAGGAGCACACGAAAAAGTGGATCACTATGAAAGAATATTGGGACTTCTCCTTCCACGACATCGGTACCATAGATGTTCCATCGTCCATCGACTTGATCCTGGAGCGCACGCATTTCCATCAGATTCAGTACATTGGGCACTCCCAGGGCTCAACCGTATTCTTTGTTATGTGCAGCGAACTCCCCGAGTACTCAGGCAAAGTGAAGCTAATGCAGGCTCTCTCCCCGACGGTGTACATGAAGCAGACTCGCAGTCCGGTGCTTAAGTTCATAAGCTTTTTCAAAGGGCCTCTGTTG GTACTACTCGATATACTGGGAGGCCACGAGATATCCTTGAACACAAAGCTCATCCAGCAGTTCAGGAACCACATCTGCTCAGCCAACGAGATCACGAGTCGAATTTGCGGAATTTTCGACTTTGTCCTATGTGGCTTCAATTGGGATAGCTTAAATCGG ACTCTGACTCCCATCATCGTCGGTCACGCTTCCCAGGGTGCCTCCACCAAGCAGATCCACCACTACGCTCAACTGCACAGAAATCTATATTTCCGGCGCTTCGACCACGGTCCGATTAGAAACCGTATTCGCTACCAATCCTTGACCCCACCATCCTACAATCTGTCGCAGACGCAGTGCAAGGTGGTCCTGCACCATGGGGCCAAAGATTGGCTAGCCTCGGGCTCGGACGTCACCAATCTGCAGGATCGTCTGCCTAACTGCATTGAGAGCCGGAAAGTGGAATTCGAGAGCTTCACGCACTTCGACTTCGTCATATCGAAGGATGTGCGGTCTTTGGTCTACAATCGCGTTGTAGATCTGGTTGTCACGAACCAGATTCAACCACAGAGGCCAGACGAAGGAAGCTCACACGATCCATCCACTCCAAGCCAACTAAGACCGCAGTGGAATCAAGGTCAATCAGAGGCAGAGATCAATGTACATGGTGATAGGGTCCAAGGCTTTCTTCAAAATCCCAATTTAAACTGGTCGATACAGCACCCAATTCAGATAGTTGGGCAGCAAGATGTACAACAGGAAACGCTCTTCGAACCACGCCCTGTGCAGGTAGACATTAAACTTCAGAGGCCAGGCGAAAATGGATCTACAGGAAACTCATACGATCCATCCACTCCAAGCCAACTAAGACCGCAGTGGAATCAAGGCCAATCAGAGGTAGAGATCAATGTACATGGTGATAGGGTGCAAGGCATTCCGCAAAATCCCAATATAAACTGGTCGCTACAGCACCCAATTCAGATAGGTGGGCAGCAAGATGTACAACAGGAGAGGTTCATCATACCACCTGCACACTTCCTCACGCAGGCCGACATTGAAACCGACGGGAAACTGAAGACG GTTGAGCTTATCAAGAAGTATGGATATCCCGTAGAGACCCATTTCGTGACCACCAGAGATGGCTACAAGCTCTGCATGCACCGCATGCCGCGACCGGGTGCTCAACCCATTTTACTAGTCCATGGCCTCATGTCCAGCTCAGCTGCCTGGGTAATGTTGGGCCCGTCAAACGGACTAGCCTACATACTGTTTCAGCAGGGCTACGATGTCTGGATGTTGAACACGCGCGGCAATATTTACTCCAAGGAGCACACGAAAAAGGGGATCACTATGAAAGAATATTGGGACTTCTCCTTCCACGACATCGGTACCATAGATGTTCCATCGTCCATCGACTTGATCCTGGAGCGCACGCATTTCCATCAGATTCAGTACATTGGGCACTCCCAGGGCTCAACCGTATTCTTTGTTATGTGCAGCGAACTCCCCGAGTACTCAGGCAAAGTGAAGCTAATGCAGGCTCTCTCCCCGACGGTGTACATGAAGCAGACTCGCAGTCCGGTGCTTAAGTTCATAAGCTTTTTCAAAGGGCCTCTGTTG GTACTACTCAACCTACTGGGAGGCCACGAGATATCCTTGAACACAAAGCTCATCCAGCAGTTCAGGAACCACATCTGCTCAGCCAACGAGATCACGAGTCGAATATGCGGAATTTTCGACTTTGTCCTATGTGGCTTCAATTGGGATAGCTTAAATCGG ACTCTGACTCCCATCATCGTCGGTCACGCTTCCCAGGGTGCCTCCACCAAGCAGATCCACCACTACGCTCAACTGCACAGAAATCTATATTTCCGGCGCTTCGACCACGGTCCGATTAGAAACCGCATTCGCTACCAATCCTTATCCCCACCATCCTACAATCTGTCGCAGACGCAGTGCCGGGTGGTCCTGCACCATGGGGCCAAAGATTGGCTAGCCTCTGGCTCGGACGTCACCAATCTGCAGGATCGTCTGCCTAACTGCATTGAGAGCCGGAAAGTGGAATTCGAGAGCTTCACGCACTTCGACTTCGTCATATCGAAGGATGTGCGCTCTTTGGTCTACAATCGCGTTGTAGATCTGGTTGTCACGAACCAGATTCAACCACAGAGGCCAGACGAAGGAAGCTCACACGATCCATCCACTCCAAGCCAACTAAGACCGCAGTGGAATCAAGGTCAATCAGAGGCAGAGATCAATGTTCATGGTGATAGGGCGCAAGGCATTCTTCAAAATCCCAATTTAAACTGGTCGCTACAGCACCCAATTCAGATAGTTGGGCAGCAAGATGTACAACAGGAAACGCTCTTCGAACCACGCCCTGTGCAGGTAGACATTAAACTTCAGAGGCCAGACGAAAATGGATTTACAGGAAACTCATACGATCCATCCACTCCAAGCCAACTAAGACCGCAGTGGAATCAAGGTCAATCAGAGGCAGAGATCAATGTACATGGTGATAGGGCGCAAGGCATTCTTCAAAATCCCAATTTAAACTGGTCGCTACAGCACCCAATTCAGATAGTTGGGCAGCAAGATGTACAACAGGAAACGCTCTTCGAACCACGCCCTGTGCAGGTAGACATTAAACTTCAGAGGCCAGACGAAAATGGATTTACAGGAAACTCATACGATCCATCCACTCCAAGCCAACTAAGACCGCAGTGGAATCAAGGCCAATCAGAGGTAGAGATCAATGTACATGGTGATAGGGTGCAAGGCATTCCGCAAAATCCCAATATAAACTGGTCGCTACAGCACCCAATTCAGATAGGTGGGCAGCAAGATGTACAACAGGAAAGGTTCATCATACCACCTGCACACTTCCTCACGCAGGCCGACATTGAAACCGACGGGAAACTGAAGACG GTTGAGCTTATCAAGAAGTATGGATATCCAGTAGAGACCCATTTCGTGACCACCAGAGATGGCTACAAGCTCTGCATGCACCGCATGCCGCGACCGGGTGCTCAGCCCATTTTACTAGTCCATGGCCTCATGTCCAGCTCAGCTGCCTGGGTAATGTTGGGCCCGTCAAACGGACTAGCCTACATACTGTTTCAGCAGGGCTACGATGTCTGGATGTTGAACACGCGCGGCAATATTTACTCCAAGGAGCACACGAAAAAGGGGATCACTATGAAAGAATATTGGGACTTCTCCTTCCACGACATCGGTACCATAGATGTTCCATCGTCCATCGACTTGATCCTGGAGCGCACGCATTTCCATCAGATTCAGTACATTGGGCACTCCCAGGGCTCAACCGTATTCTTTGTTATGTGCAGCGAACTCCCCGAGTACTCAGGCAAAGTGAAGCTAATGCAGGCTCTCTCCCCGACGGTGTACATGAAGCAGACTCGCAGTCCGGTGCTTAAGTTCATAAGCTTTTTCAAGGGACCTCTGTTG GTACTACTCAACCTACTGGGAGGCCACGAGATATCCTTGAACACAAAGCTCATCCAGCAGTTCAGGAACCACATCTGCTCAGCCAACGAGATCACGAGTCGAATTTGCGGAATTTTCGACTTTGTCCTATGTGGCTTCAATTGGGATAGCTTAAATCGG ACTCTGACTCCCATCATCGTCGGCCACGCTTCCCAGGGTGCCTCCACGAAGCAGATCCACCACTACGCTCAACTGCACAGAAATCTATATTTCCGGCGCTTCGACCACGGTCCGATTAGAAACCGCATTCGCTACCAATCCTTGAGCCCACCATCCTACAATCTGTCGCAGACGCAGTGCAGGGTGGTCCTGCACCATGGGGCCAAAGATTGGCTAGCCTCTGGCTCGGACGTCACCAATCTGCAGGATCGCCTGCCTAACTGCATTGAGAGCCGGAAAGTGAAACTCGAGAGCTTCACGCACTTCGACTTCGTCATATCGAAGGATGTGCGGTCTTTGGTCTACAATCGCGTTATAGATCTGGTTGTCAAAACTTAG